In Juglans microcarpa x Juglans regia isolate MS1-56 chromosome 7D, Jm3101_v1.0, whole genome shotgun sequence, the following are encoded in one genomic region:
- the LOC121239219 gene encoding beta-glucosidase BoGH3B-like isoform X1, which yields MRRFSIPMMGFMLLCYLAAPTEAVYVKYKDPKQPLGTRVKDLMRRMTLAEKIGQMVQIERSVAKPDVMKKYFIGSVLSGGGSVPTPEASAETWVNLVNEIQKGSLSTRLGIPMIYGIDAVHGHNNVYKATIFPHNVGLGVTRDPQLVKKIGVATALEVRATGIPYVFAPCIAVCRDPRWGRCYESYSEDHKIVQAMTEIIPGLQGDIPAKSRKGVPFVGGKQKVAACAKHFVGDGGTTKGIDENNTVISANGLFSIHMPAYPNSISKGVATVMISYSSWNGKKMHANGDLVSGLLKGKLKFKGFVISDWYGIEKIDANYSYSVQAGVSAGIDMIMVPFNYTEFIDELTNQVKNNIIPMSRIDDAVKRILRVKFIMGLFENPLADLSLVSQLGNKEHRELAREAVRKSLVLLKNGKSADKPLLPLPKKTLKILVAGSHADNLGYQCGGLTITWQGLSGNDLTIEDIFALTGTTILNAVKNAVDPSTQVVYSENPDAGFVKSNKFSVAIVVVGELPYAEMLGDSFNLTIPEPGPSTLNNVCGAVKCVVVLISGRPVVIQPYLAKIDALVAAWLPGTEGQGVADILFGDYGFTGKLARTWFKTVDQLPMNVGDSHYDPLFPFGFGLTTKAANN from the exons ATGCGGAGATTTTCAATCCCCATGATGGGTTTCATGCTATTATGCTACTTGGCAGCTCCTACTGAAGCAGTTTACGTGAAATACAAAGACCCAAAGCAGCCTCTGGGCACTAGAGTCAAAGACCTCATGAGACGCATGACTCTTGCCGAAAAGATTGGCCAAATGGTGCAGATTGAGCGCAGCGTTGCCAAGCCCGATGTGATGAAGAAGTACTTCATTG GGAGTGTTTTGAGTGGTGGAGGGAGTGTACCGACTCCGGAGGCCTCTGCCGAAACTTGGGTCAACCTGGTGAATGAGATCCAAAAGGGGTCTCTATCAACCCGCCTTGGGATACCGATGATTTACGGGATTGATGCTGTCCACGGTCATAACAACGTCTACAAGGCCACTATTTTCCCCCACAATGTTGGGCTCGGAGTGACCAG GGATCCTCAACTTGTCAAGAAGATTGGAGTTGCAACAGCCCTTGAAGTTAGAGCTACAGGAATTCCTTATGTTTTTGCTCCATGTATTGCG gtATGCAGGGACCCGAGATGGGGTCGGTGCTATGAAAGTTATAGTGAAGACCACAAAATTGTTCAAGCAATGACTGAGATCATACCCGGTTTGCAAGGAGATATTCCTGCAAAATCTCGAAAGGGTGTTCCCTTTGTTGGTGGAAA ACAAAAGGTTGCGGCCTGTGCCAAGCACTTTGTGGGAGATGGCGGCACAACCAAAGGCATTGATGAGAATAATACTGTCATCAGTGCAAATGGATTGTTCAGTATTCACATGCCTGCTTACCCCAACTCCATCAGCAAGGGTGTTGCAACAGTCATGATATCGTACTCAAGCTGGAATGGGAAGAAGATGCATGCTAATGGTGATCTTGTCTCTGGGCTCCTAAAGGGAAAACTAAAGTTCAAG GGTTTTGTCATATCAGATTGGTATGGTATTGAAAAAATCGATGCTAACTATTCATACTCTGTTCAAGCTGGAGTTAGTGCTGGAATTGACATG ATCATGGTCCCATTTAACTATACAGAGTTCATTGACGAGCTAACCAATCAGGTGAAGAACAATATTATCCCAATGAGCAGGATCGATGATGCTGTGAAGAGAATCTTGAGGGTTAAATTTATCATGGGACTCTTTGAGAATCCACTAGCTGATCTCAGTCTTGTCAGCCAACTCGGTAATAAG GAACATAGAGAATTGGCAAGGGAGGCTGTACGAAAATCACTTGTACTATTAAAGAATGGAAAATCTGCTGACAAGCCCTTGCTTCCCCTCCCCAAGAAAACGCTAAAGATACTAGTTGCAGGAAGTCATGCTGACAACTTGGGCTATCAATGCGGAGGCTTGACGATCACATGGCAGGGTCTTAGTGGCAATGATCTCACTATCG AGGACATATTTGCATTAACAGGTACGACAATCCTAAATGCCGTAAAAAATGCAGTTGATCCTAGTACCCAGGTTGTCTACAGTGAGAACCCTGATGCAGGATTTGTAAAGTCCAACAAATTTTCAGTCGCCATTGTTGTCGTGGGTGAGCTCCCCTATGCAGAAATGCTTGGCGATAGCTTCAATCTAACTATACCAGAACCAGGGCCAAGCACTCTCAACAATGTGTGTGGGGCTGTCAAGTGCGTTGTGGTATTGATCTCTGGCCGCCCTGTTGTGATCCAACCCTACCTGGCAAAGATTGATGCACTTGTTGCTGCTTGGCTTCCTGGAACTGAAGGCCAAGGCGTTGCTGACATATTGTTCGGTGACTATGGATTCACTGGCAAGCTCGCTCGTACGTGGTTCAAGACAGTGGACCAGCTCCCGATGAATGTTGGTGACTCACATTATGATCCTCTATTTCCTTTTGGATTTGGCTTGACAACTAAAGCTGCCAACAACTAG
- the LOC121239219 gene encoding beta-glucosidase BoGH3B-like isoform X2, whose product MRRFSIPMMGFMLLCYLAAPTEAVYVKYKDPKQPLGTRVKDLMRRMTLAEKIGQMVQIERSVAKPDVMKKYFIGSVLSGGGSVPTPEASAETWVNLVNEIQKGSLSTRLGIPMIYGIDAVHGHNNVYKATIFPHNVGLGVTRDPQLVKKIGVATALEVRATGIPYVFAPCIAVCRDPRWGRCYESYSEDHKIVQAMTEIIPGLQGDIPAKSRKGVPFVGGKQKVAACAKHFVGDGGTTKGIDENNTVISANGLFSIHMPAYPNSISKGVATVMISYSSWNGKKMHANGDLVSGLLKGKLKFKGFVISDWYGIEKIDANYSYSVQAGVSAGIDMIMVPFNYTEFIDELTNQVKNNIIPMSRIDDAVKRILRVKFIMGLFENPLADLSLVSQLGNKEHRELAREAVRKSLVLLKNGKSADKPLLPLPKKTLKILVAGSHADNLGYQCGGLTITWQGLSGNDLTIGTTILNAVKNAVDPSTQVVYSENPDAGFVKSNKFSVAIVVVGELPYAEMLGDSFNLTIPEPGPSTLNNVCGAVKCVVVLISGRPVVIQPYLAKIDALVAAWLPGTEGQGVADILFGDYGFTGKLARTWFKTVDQLPMNVGDSHYDPLFPFGFGLTTKAANN is encoded by the exons ATGCGGAGATTTTCAATCCCCATGATGGGTTTCATGCTATTATGCTACTTGGCAGCTCCTACTGAAGCAGTTTACGTGAAATACAAAGACCCAAAGCAGCCTCTGGGCACTAGAGTCAAAGACCTCATGAGACGCATGACTCTTGCCGAAAAGATTGGCCAAATGGTGCAGATTGAGCGCAGCGTTGCCAAGCCCGATGTGATGAAGAAGTACTTCATTG GGAGTGTTTTGAGTGGTGGAGGGAGTGTACCGACTCCGGAGGCCTCTGCCGAAACTTGGGTCAACCTGGTGAATGAGATCCAAAAGGGGTCTCTATCAACCCGCCTTGGGATACCGATGATTTACGGGATTGATGCTGTCCACGGTCATAACAACGTCTACAAGGCCACTATTTTCCCCCACAATGTTGGGCTCGGAGTGACCAG GGATCCTCAACTTGTCAAGAAGATTGGAGTTGCAACAGCCCTTGAAGTTAGAGCTACAGGAATTCCTTATGTTTTTGCTCCATGTATTGCG gtATGCAGGGACCCGAGATGGGGTCGGTGCTATGAAAGTTATAGTGAAGACCACAAAATTGTTCAAGCAATGACTGAGATCATACCCGGTTTGCAAGGAGATATTCCTGCAAAATCTCGAAAGGGTGTTCCCTTTGTTGGTGGAAA ACAAAAGGTTGCGGCCTGTGCCAAGCACTTTGTGGGAGATGGCGGCACAACCAAAGGCATTGATGAGAATAATACTGTCATCAGTGCAAATGGATTGTTCAGTATTCACATGCCTGCTTACCCCAACTCCATCAGCAAGGGTGTTGCAACAGTCATGATATCGTACTCAAGCTGGAATGGGAAGAAGATGCATGCTAATGGTGATCTTGTCTCTGGGCTCCTAAAGGGAAAACTAAAGTTCAAG GGTTTTGTCATATCAGATTGGTATGGTATTGAAAAAATCGATGCTAACTATTCATACTCTGTTCAAGCTGGAGTTAGTGCTGGAATTGACATG ATCATGGTCCCATTTAACTATACAGAGTTCATTGACGAGCTAACCAATCAGGTGAAGAACAATATTATCCCAATGAGCAGGATCGATGATGCTGTGAAGAGAATCTTGAGGGTTAAATTTATCATGGGACTCTTTGAGAATCCACTAGCTGATCTCAGTCTTGTCAGCCAACTCGGTAATAAG GAACATAGAGAATTGGCAAGGGAGGCTGTACGAAAATCACTTGTACTATTAAAGAATGGAAAATCTGCTGACAAGCCCTTGCTTCCCCTCCCCAAGAAAACGCTAAAGATACTAGTTGCAGGAAGTCATGCTGACAACTTGGGCTATCAATGCGGAGGCTTGACGATCACATGGCAGGGTCTTAGTGGCAATGATCTCACTATCG GTACGACAATCCTAAATGCCGTAAAAAATGCAGTTGATCCTAGTACCCAGGTTGTCTACAGTGAGAACCCTGATGCAGGATTTGTAAAGTCCAACAAATTTTCAGTCGCCATTGTTGTCGTGGGTGAGCTCCCCTATGCAGAAATGCTTGGCGATAGCTTCAATCTAACTATACCAGAACCAGGGCCAAGCACTCTCAACAATGTGTGTGGGGCTGTCAAGTGCGTTGTGGTATTGATCTCTGGCCGCCCTGTTGTGATCCAACCCTACCTGGCAAAGATTGATGCACTTGTTGCTGCTTGGCTTCCTGGAACTGAAGGCCAAGGCGTTGCTGACATATTGTTCGGTGACTATGGATTCACTGGCAAGCTCGCTCGTACGTGGTTCAAGACAGTGGACCAGCTCCCGATGAATGTTGGTGACTCACATTATGATCCTCTATTTCCTTTTGGATTTGGCTTGACAACTAAAGCTGCCAACAACTAG
- the LOC121239219 gene encoding beta-glucosidase BoGH3B-like isoform X4, whose amino-acid sequence MRRFSIPMMGFMLLCYLAAPTEAVYVKYKDPKQPLGTRVKDLMRRMTLAEKIGQMVQIERSVAKPDVMKKYFIGSVLSGGGSVPTPEASAETWVNLVNEIQKGSLSTRLGIPMIYGIDAVHGHNNVYKATIFPHNVGLGVTRDPQLVKKIGVATALEVRATGIPYVFAPCIAVCRDPRWGRCYESYSEDHKIVQAMTEIIPGLQGDIPAKSRKGVPFVGGKQKVAACAKHFVGDGGTTKGIDENNTVISANGLFSIHMPAYPNSISKGVATVMISYSSWNGKKMHANGDLVSGLLKGKLKFKGFVISDWYGIEKIDANYSYSVQAGVSAGIDMIMVPFNYTEFIDELTNQVKNNIIPMSRIDDAVKRILRVKFIMGLFENPLADLSLVSQLGNKEHRELAREAVRKSLVLLKNGKSADKPLLPLPKKTLKILVAGSHADNLGYQCGGLTITWQGLSGNDLTIGTICKYLYIPHAFVFFDRSKIFYWWGVLFSFLPVKSALQ is encoded by the exons ATGCGGAGATTTTCAATCCCCATGATGGGTTTCATGCTATTATGCTACTTGGCAGCTCCTACTGAAGCAGTTTACGTGAAATACAAAGACCCAAAGCAGCCTCTGGGCACTAGAGTCAAAGACCTCATGAGACGCATGACTCTTGCCGAAAAGATTGGCCAAATGGTGCAGATTGAGCGCAGCGTTGCCAAGCCCGATGTGATGAAGAAGTACTTCATTG GGAGTGTTTTGAGTGGTGGAGGGAGTGTACCGACTCCGGAGGCCTCTGCCGAAACTTGGGTCAACCTGGTGAATGAGATCCAAAAGGGGTCTCTATCAACCCGCCTTGGGATACCGATGATTTACGGGATTGATGCTGTCCACGGTCATAACAACGTCTACAAGGCCACTATTTTCCCCCACAATGTTGGGCTCGGAGTGACCAG GGATCCTCAACTTGTCAAGAAGATTGGAGTTGCAACAGCCCTTGAAGTTAGAGCTACAGGAATTCCTTATGTTTTTGCTCCATGTATTGCG gtATGCAGGGACCCGAGATGGGGTCGGTGCTATGAAAGTTATAGTGAAGACCACAAAATTGTTCAAGCAATGACTGAGATCATACCCGGTTTGCAAGGAGATATTCCTGCAAAATCTCGAAAGGGTGTTCCCTTTGTTGGTGGAAA ACAAAAGGTTGCGGCCTGTGCCAAGCACTTTGTGGGAGATGGCGGCACAACCAAAGGCATTGATGAGAATAATACTGTCATCAGTGCAAATGGATTGTTCAGTATTCACATGCCTGCTTACCCCAACTCCATCAGCAAGGGTGTTGCAACAGTCATGATATCGTACTCAAGCTGGAATGGGAAGAAGATGCATGCTAATGGTGATCTTGTCTCTGGGCTCCTAAAGGGAAAACTAAAGTTCAAG GGTTTTGTCATATCAGATTGGTATGGTATTGAAAAAATCGATGCTAACTATTCATACTCTGTTCAAGCTGGAGTTAGTGCTGGAATTGACATG ATCATGGTCCCATTTAACTATACAGAGTTCATTGACGAGCTAACCAATCAGGTGAAGAACAATATTATCCCAATGAGCAGGATCGATGATGCTGTGAAGAGAATCTTGAGGGTTAAATTTATCATGGGACTCTTTGAGAATCCACTAGCTGATCTCAGTCTTGTCAGCCAACTCGGTAATAAG GAACATAGAGAATTGGCAAGGGAGGCTGTACGAAAATCACTTGTACTATTAAAGAATGGAAAATCTGCTGACAAGCCCTTGCTTCCCCTCCCCAAGAAAACGCTAAAGATACTAGTTGCAGGAAGTCATGCTGACAACTTGGGCTATCAATGCGGAGGCTTGACGATCACATGGCAGGGTCTTAGTGGCAATGATCTCACTATCGGTACGATTTGTAAATATCTATACATTCCGCatgcttttgtgttttttgacaGAAGTAAGATTTTCTATTGGTGGG gtgttttgttttcctttttgccGGTGAAATCTGCGTTACAATAG
- the LOC121239219 gene encoding beta-glucosidase BoGH3B-like isoform X3, whose product MRRFSIPMMGFMLLCYLAAPTEAVYVKYKDPKQPLGTRVKDLMRRMTLAEKIGQMVQIERSVAKPDVMKKYFIGSVLSGGGSVPTPEASAETWVNLVNEIQKGSLSTRLGIPMIYGIDAVHGHNNVYKATIFPHNVGLGVTRDPQLVKKIGVATALEVRATGIPYVFAPCIAVCRDPRWGRCYESYSEDHKIVQAMTEIIPGLQGDIPAKSRKGVPFVGGKQKVAACAKHFVGDGGTTKGIDENNTVISANGLFSIHMPAYPNSISKGVATVMISYSSWNGKKMHANGDLVSGLLKGKLKFKGFVISDWYGIEKIDANYSYSVQAGVSAGIDMIMVPFNYTEFIDELTNQVKNNIIPMSRIDDAVKRILRVKFIMGLFENPLADLSLVSQLGNKEHRELAREAVRKSLVLLKNGKSADKPLLPLPKKTLKILVAGSHADNLGYQCGGLTITWQGLSGNDLTIGTTILNAVKNAVDPSTQVVYSENPDAGFVKSNKFSVAIVVVGELPYAEMLGDSFNLTIPEPGPSTLNNVCGAVKCVVVLISGRPVVIQPYLAKIDALVAAWLPGTEGQGVADILFGDYGFTGKLARTWFKTVDQLPMNVGDSHYDPLFPFGFGLTTKAANN is encoded by the exons ATGCGGAGATTTTCAATCCCCATGATGGGTTTCATGCTATTATGCTACTTGGCAGCTCCTACTGAAGCAGTTTACGTGAAATACAAAGACCCAAAGCAGCCTCTGGGCACTAGAGTCAAAGACCTCATGAGACGCATGACTCTTGCCGAAAAGATTGGCCAAATGGTGCAGATTGAGCGCAGCGTTGCCAAGCCCGATGTGATGAAGAAGTACTTCATTG GGAGTGTTTTGAGTGGTGGAGGGAGTGTACCGACTCCGGAGGCCTCTGCCGAAACTTGGGTCAACCTGGTGAATGAGATCCAAAAGGGGTCTCTATCAACCCGCCTTGGGATACCGATGATTTACGGGATTGATGCTGTCCACGGTCATAACAACGTCTACAAGGCCACTATTTTCCCCCACAATGTTGGGCTCGGAGTGACCAG GGATCCTCAACTTGTCAAGAAGATTGGAGTTGCAACAGCCCTTGAAGTTAGAGCTACAGGAATTCCTTATGTTTTTGCTCCATGTATTGCG gtATGCAGGGACCCGAGATGGGGTCGGTGCTATGAAAGTTATAGTGAAGACCACAAAATTGTTCAAGCAATGACTGAGATCATACCCGGTTTGCAAGGAGATATTCCTGCAAAATCTCGAAAGGGTGTTCCCTTTGTTGGTGGAAA ACAAAAGGTTGCGGCCTGTGCCAAGCACTTTGTGGGAGATGGCGGCACAACCAAAGGCATTGATGAGAATAATACTGTCATCAGTGCAAATGGATTGTTCAGTATTCACATGCCTGCTTACCCCAACTCCATCAGCAAGGGTGTTGCAACAGTCATGATATCGTACTCAAGCTGGAATGGGAAGAAGATGCATGCTAATGGTGATCTTGTCTCTGGGCTCCTAAAGGGAAAACTAAAGTTCAAG GGTTTTGTCATATCAGATTGGTATGGTATTGAAAAAATCGATGCTAACTATTCATACTCTGTTCAAGCTGGAGTTAGTGCTGGAATTGACATG ATCATGGTCCCATTTAACTATACAGAGTTCATTGACGAGCTAACCAATCAGGTGAAGAACAATATTATCCCAATGAGCAGGATCGATGATGCTGTGAAGAGAATCTTGAGGGTTAAATTTATCATGGGACTCTTTGAGAATCCACTAGCTGATCTCAGTCTTGTCAGCCAACTCGGTAATAAG GAACATAGAGAATTGGCAAGGGAGGCTGTACGAAAATCACTTGTACTATTAAAGAATGGAAAATCTGCTGACAAGCCCTTGCTTCCCCTCCCCAAGAAAACGCTAAAGATACTAGTTGCAGGAAGTCATGCTGACAACTTGGGCTATCAATGCGGAGGCTTGACGATCACATGGCAGGGTCTTAGTGGCAATGATCTCACTATCGGTA CGACAATCCTAAATGCCGTAAAAAATGCAGTTGATCCTAGTACCCAGGTTGTCTACAGTGAGAACCCTGATGCAGGATTTGTAAAGTCCAACAAATTTTCAGTCGCCATTGTTGTCGTGGGTGAGCTCCCCTATGCAGAAATGCTTGGCGATAGCTTCAATCTAACTATACCAGAACCAGGGCCAAGCACTCTCAACAATGTGTGTGGGGCTGTCAAGTGCGTTGTGGTATTGATCTCTGGCCGCCCTGTTGTGATCCAACCCTACCTGGCAAAGATTGATGCACTTGTTGCTGCTTGGCTTCCTGGAACTGAAGGCCAAGGCGTTGCTGACATATTGTTCGGTGACTATGGATTCACTGGCAAGCTCGCTCGTACGTGGTTCAAGACAGTGGACCAGCTCCCGATGAATGTTGGTGACTCACATTATGATCCTCTATTTCCTTTTGGATTTGGCTTGACAACTAAAGCTGCCAACAACTAG